A single Abditibacteriaceae bacterium DNA region contains:
- a CDS encoding MTAP family purine nucleoside phosphorylase — protein MSDLLAIIGGTGLDLRATLGETRDEIVETRWGTAFVTHAMYEGRPLVFLHRHTPAPRSYLPPHRVNYRANIAALKQLGATAIFASFATGSLRPTWPPGTLVLLNDFADFTPGRATTFFDDRAVHADMTEPFCPRLRALLRETAADLNLPLEDGGTYVCANGPRFETPAEIRFYARVGDVIGMTGCPEIALAREANIAYAGIAIATNFAAGLLPQPLTQLEVVEAMKAALPRVREVFLAAALDYRDDAAAPSRRVTEEYGFPSVV, from the coding sequence ATGAGCGACCTTTTAGCAATTATCGGCGGCACCGGCTTGGATTTGCGCGCGACACTGGGCGAAACACGCGATGAAATTGTCGAGACACGCTGGGGAACGGCGTTTGTCACGCACGCGATGTATGAAGGCCGTCCGCTTGTTTTTCTGCATCGCCATACGCCTGCGCCGAGAAGTTATTTGCCGCCGCACCGTGTGAATTATCGCGCCAATATCGCCGCCTTGAAGCAACTCGGTGCGACCGCGATATTCGCATCGTTTGCCACCGGAAGTCTGCGCCCAACGTGGCCGCCGGGAACCCTGGTTTTACTGAACGACTTCGCCGACTTCACACCGGGCCGCGCGACAACTTTTTTCGACGACCGCGCGGTTCATGCCGATATGACGGAGCCATTTTGCCCACGGCTCCGCGCGTTGTTGCGTGAAACCGCCGCCGATTTGAATCTACCGCTTGAAGACGGCGGAACCTACGTTTGCGCCAACGGCCCGCGCTTCGAGACCCCTGCCGAAATCCGCTTTTATGCTCGCGTTGGCGATGTTATCGGCATGACGGGTTGCCCTGAAATCGCCCTCGCGCGCGAAGCGAATATCGCGTATGCCGGAATTGCTATCGCCACCAACTTCGCCGCTGGCCTTTTGCCGCAACCGCTGACGCAGCTTGAAGTCGTCGAAGCGATGAAAGCCGCCCTCCCGCGTGTGCGTGAAGTGTTTCTCGCCGCCGCGCTCGATTACCGCGACGATGCTGCTGCCCCTTCGCGCCGCGTCACCGAAGAATACGGCTTCCCTTCAGTTGTTTGA
- a CDS encoding PfkB family carbohydrate kinase encodes MRENKMARAICLGELLVDMVSDVGDGLAEAPRFLKAPGGAPANVAAGLARLGVSSTFVGKVGEDPFGHWLRAVLADENVDVAPLTTTDQARTSIAFVATRTDGKKDICFYRNPGADALLTNGDVAGLNYEGTQIFHCGSVSLSENPCRNAQFAAAREARKNGVLVSFDPNWRPSIWPNYERAHTLIWKMMAESDIVKIADEEWEFITGTDDFNEGAEKVLAAGPRFLAVTRGAEGAMYFTKGRSGTVVGLKVNAVDTLGAGDAFVAGLLSEIASAPSFDEFLCGDIDSSLHFANACGAFATQRAGAIPSLPTRDDAQALL; translated from the coding sequence ATGAGGGAGAACAAAATGGCGCGCGCGATTTGTCTGGGAGAACTGCTGGTCGATATGGTTTCGGATGTTGGGGATGGGCTTGCAGAAGCGCCGCGCTTTCTCAAAGCGCCCGGCGGCGCGCCGGCAAATGTTGCGGCGGGGCTGGCCCGGTTGGGCGTTTCTTCGACCTTTGTCGGAAAAGTCGGCGAAGATCCGTTTGGTCACTGGCTGCGCGCTGTCCTGGCGGATGAAAATGTCGATGTCGCGCCGCTCACCACGACAGACCAGGCGCGCACGTCGATTGCTTTTGTGGCCACGCGCACCGATGGCAAAAAGGACATTTGCTTTTACCGCAATCCTGGCGCGGACGCCCTTTTGACCAACGGCGATGTCGCCGGTCTGAATTACGAGGGTACACAAATTTTTCACTGCGGCAGCGTCAGCCTGAGCGAGAATCCCTGTCGCAATGCGCAATTCGCCGCAGCACGCGAAGCTCGCAAGAACGGCGTTCTGGTTTCGTTCGACCCGAACTGGCGTCCTTCGATTTGGCCCAATTACGAGCGGGCACACACGCTGATCTGGAAAATGATGGCCGAATCGGACATCGTGAAAATCGCCGATGAAGAATGGGAATTTATCACCGGCACCGACGATTTCAACGAGGGCGCGGAGAAAGTCCTTGCTGCTGGGCCGCGTTTTCTCGCTGTGACGCGCGGCGCCGAAGGCGCGATGTACTTCACCAAAGGTCGCAGCGGCACCGTGGTGGGCCTTAAAGTCAACGCGGTTGATACGCTTGGCGCAGGCGATGCTTTCGTCGCGGGTTTGCTGTCGGAAATCGCCAGTGCGCCATCGTTTGACGAATTCCTGTGTGGCGATATCGATTCGTCGTTGCACTTTGCCAATGCCTGTGGTGCGTTTGCAACACAGCGCGCAGGAGCAATCCCGTCGCTGCCCACACGCGACGATGCGCAAGCCTTGCTCTAA
- a CDS encoding septal ring lytic transglycosylase RlpA family protein, translated as MKFWIFLMAFAVTVASANAQTRSGQAAYHYHSSQMITASRYEPTGSVLDVTNPQNGKTVRVRVTGAGPYNGNRILDLSTGAFSKLYNGTGRGVGPVRYTVVSRGGGARAGQVSRRKYRSSRSGRQR; from the coding sequence ATGAAGTTTTGGATTTTCTTGATGGCATTCGCTGTCACAGTCGCTTCGGCGAACGCACAGACACGGTCGGGACAGGCCGCGTATCACTACCACTCGTCGCAGATGATTACCGCCTCGCGTTATGAACCGACGGGTTCAGTTCTCGATGTGACCAATCCTCAGAATGGCAAAACCGTGCGCGTACGCGTCACCGGCGCCGGCCCCTACAACGGCAATCGCATTCTCGATTTATCGACCGGCGCGTTTAGCAAGCTTTATAACGGCACAGGTCGCGGCGTCGGGCCGGTGCGTTACACCGTGGTTTCGCGCGGTGGAGGTGCCCGAGCCGGACAAGTGAGCCGCCGCAAATATCGCAGTTCCCGCTCAGGCCGTCAGCGTTAA
- a CDS encoding SMP-30/gluconolactonase/LRE family protein, with the protein MSYFFPGLWHFAAALAFAAALGEVGSGDALFWLRQPLFSIALVLGSSALFFVPDAWSKKGLLKFLHYPLPDWDVLLLGPASHRNWLTHSPILPALCCALVWKFPQLMNTSYFAHAAAGLSVGVASHLFWDCVGSRSHSIVVVPYWTKMRAATSRLWLLAGAATCLGIAARFGVLPPLSSWIKQISASPQHQAQIAALVPAMNTEIKPVLVARGVEFPEGPSIVWNDQLLCVDIPTARIVTVDKNQTDGTVVEWLNTSLGKAATPNGAEPTTDDETATETPEAAEPKAEARVEPEIKGKPNGSKFHNGVLYVCDSGRKQMLAIDENKNVRVIADATTGDLQNGPNDCAFDAKGNFFFSDPNYDGKTASVYWSRAEKGDNEFDRKWTTVKFAPGFEFPNGVAVGKDGAVYIAETHQNRIWRYERKPDGSAGIGTVWCELPPGEGKWDGPDGIAFDSKGRLFVAHLGTGKIEVISPDGKTVLARLDAGGKSPTNICFSPDERTLYITETQTKAIYSLDISGL; encoded by the coding sequence ATGAGCTACTTTTTCCCCGGACTCTGGCATTTCGCCGCAGCGCTCGCTTTTGCGGCGGCGCTGGGTGAAGTGGGTTCGGGCGACGCGCTCTTCTGGTTGCGGCAGCCGCTTTTTTCAATCGCGCTTGTTCTGGGTTCATCGGCCTTGTTCTTTGTGCCCGATGCGTGGTCGAAAAAAGGGCTGCTCAAATTTCTGCACTATCCATTGCCCGATTGGGACGTTCTTTTGCTCGGCCCTGCATCGCACCGCAATTGGCTGACGCATTCGCCCATTCTCCCCGCCCTTTGCTGTGCGCTCGTTTGGAAATTTCCTCAACTGATGAACACGTCCTATTTTGCGCACGCCGCCGCCGGTCTTTCCGTTGGCGTCGCAAGCCATTTATTCTGGGATTGCGTCGGCTCCCGCTCGCACTCCATTGTTGTCGTGCCCTACTGGACGAAAATGCGTGCGGCCACGTCGCGCTTATGGCTGCTTGCGGGCGCCGCGACCTGTCTGGGTATCGCCGCTCGCTTTGGTGTTTTGCCGCCGCTTTCGTCGTGGATCAAGCAGATTTCTGCTTCGCCGCAACATCAGGCGCAAATCGCAGCCCTCGTTCCTGCTATGAATACCGAAATCAAACCTGTCCTCGTGGCGCGCGGCGTCGAGTTTCCCGAAGGGCCGTCGATTGTCTGGAACGACCAACTGTTATGCGTCGATATTCCGACGGCGCGCATCGTGACCGTTGATAAGAACCAGACCGACGGCACCGTTGTCGAATGGCTCAACACGTCGTTAGGAAAAGCGGCGACGCCGAACGGAGCCGAACCAACGACCGACGACGAAACCGCGACCGAAACACCCGAGGCCGCAGAGCCAAAGGCCGAAGCACGCGTTGAGCCGGAAATCAAAGGGAAGCCCAACGGCAGCAAGTTTCACAACGGCGTGCTTTATGTTTGCGACAGCGGGCGCAAGCAAATGCTAGCCATCGACGAGAACAAAAACGTGCGCGTGATTGCCGATGCCACCACTGGCGATTTACAAAACGGCCCGAACGATTGCGCCTTCGACGCCAAAGGCAACTTCTTTTTCTCCGACCCAAACTACGATGGCAAAACCGCGAGTGTTTACTGGAGCCGCGCCGAAAAAGGCGATAACGAATTCGACCGTAAGTGGACAACCGTCAAATTCGCGCCCGGCTTCGAGTTCCCGAATGGCGTTGCTGTTGGCAAGGATGGCGCGGTGTATATCGCCGAAACGCATCAGAATCGCATCTGGCGATATGAGCGCAAGCCCGATGGAAGCGCCGGAATCGGCACTGTCTGGTGCGAGTTGCCGCCGGGAGAAGGCAAATGGGACGGGCCGGATGGCATTGCCTTCGACAGCAAAGGCCGTTTGTTTGTCGCGCACCTGGGCACAGGCAAAATCGAAGTCATTTCACCTGATGGCAAAACGGTTCTGGCACGATTGGACGCTGGTGGAAAAAGTCCGACAAATATCTGTTTCTCGCCCGACGAACGGACGTTATATATCACGGAAACCCAGACCAAAGCGATTTATTCGCTCGATATTTCAGGTTTATAG
- the secD gene encoding protein translocase subunit SecD, which translates to MFRSRPVQYLGLLLLVLACLAVIFFPIGPAPQAQDYQIRLASSQPFETLAKAAIAKDKKLTGKTATQLANDAIDKAFPSPARTTKGQFELGTGGTSATILDSATTRSEADKRAKTVVTALSKVFPGVALEKATTTDIAELPADPTLRLGQTAVFPMQRDTAIKLGLDLQGGVNLVLQVRRALFTYTFDKKLVTQDERDTFAATVRDALAKAPAAAGLGAADVNVSPDSNQVEIRTQAKDEAEFNAQKASIDAALKGVAGTKLTLARDPQFFQPKLQAGEDPNAFEQQRLKRTVEIVRSRVDTLGVSEPLIQQQGNSRIVVQLPGISDPEKAVQTIGTTARMEIYLTPETFQPDYTDPGNVRFRDRTSGQLLAASEVKKRSELVVEGDQVKPVTSAGYAGDVGSEAAVFFELNSAGANKFADVTRRVAGKGRLIPIFLDERCISAPTVQSAITGGKGQISGGFKDLQEARELALLLNSGALPAPIDVIENRTISATLGADSLRKSLYAGLIGLGLVAIYMVTFYRLAGLLANFALIVYCLMNLAAFILIGGTLTLPGIAGFLLAIAMSLDTNILVFERLREEMAIQPTFAAALRAAFSRAWTAILDSHVTTLIAAVVLFNFGTGPIKGFALTLGIGVLLSLFSAISVTRLFMWSVVHVGEKNQSAFGSAAAITNTTVNATAK; encoded by the coding sequence ATGTTTCGTAGCCGTCCGGTTCAATATCTGGGGCTGTTGCTCCTCGTTCTGGCGTGTCTCGCCGTCATCTTTTTCCCAATCGGCCCCGCACCGCAAGCGCAGGATTACCAAATCCGCCTCGCCTCGTCGCAGCCGTTTGAAACGCTGGCCAAGGCGGCCATCGCCAAAGACAAGAAGCTCACGGGCAAAACGGCCACGCAGCTTGCCAACGACGCCATCGACAAGGCGTTTCCATCGCCCGCTCGCACCACCAAAGGCCAGTTCGAACTGGGCACGGGCGGCACCAGCGCAACCATTCTCGATTCGGCCACAACACGCTCCGAAGCCGATAAGCGCGCAAAAACCGTGGTGACGGCGCTCAGCAAAGTCTTCCCCGGCGTTGCGCTCGAAAAGGCCACGACAACTGACATCGCCGAACTTCCGGCTGACCCGACTTTACGCCTGGGCCAAACAGCCGTTTTTCCGATGCAGCGCGATACCGCGATTAAACTCGGCCTCGATTTGCAGGGCGGCGTTAACCTCGTGCTGCAAGTACGCCGCGCGCTCTTCACTTACACCTTCGACAAGAAACTTGTCACGCAGGACGAACGCGATACTTTTGCCGCCACCGTGCGCGATGCCTTGGCTAAAGCGCCCGCTGCTGCCGGTCTGGGCGCTGCCGACGTCAATGTTTCGCCCGATTCCAATCAGGTTGAAATTCGCACGCAGGCCAAAGACGAAGCCGAATTCAACGCACAGAAAGCGTCGATTGATGCTGCTCTTAAAGGCGTTGCCGGAACCAAGCTCACGCTCGCTCGCGATCCGCAGTTCTTCCAGCCGAAGTTGCAGGCGGGCGAAGACCCGAACGCGTTCGAGCAGCAACGCCTCAAGCGCACTGTTGAAATCGTGCGTTCGCGCGTCGATACGCTTGGCGTTTCCGAACCGTTGATTCAGCAGCAGGGCAACTCGCGCATCGTGGTGCAGCTCCCCGGCATTAGCGACCCCGAAAAAGCAGTGCAAACCATCGGCACGACGGCGCGCATGGAAATCTACCTGACGCCCGAAACGTTCCAGCCCGATTACACCGATCCCGGCAACGTCCGTTTCCGTGACCGCACGAGCGGCCAGTTGCTCGCCGCTTCGGAAGTCAAGAAGCGTTCCGAACTTGTTGTCGAAGGCGATCAGGTGAAACCTGTCACTTCCGCCGGTTATGCGGGTGATGTCGGCAGCGAAGCCGCGGTTTTCTTCGAACTCAACAGCGCGGGTGCCAACAAGTTCGCCGATGTCACGCGTCGTGTTGCGGGCAAAGGCCGCCTGATTCCAATTTTTCTCGACGAGCGGTGCATTTCTGCGCCGACGGTTCAAAGCGCGATCACCGGCGGCAAGGGCCAGATTTCGGGTGGTTTCAAAGACCTGCAGGAAGCACGCGAACTGGCGCTCTTGCTCAACTCGGGCGCTCTCCCCGCCCCCATTGATGTCATTGAGAACCGCACCATTTCGGCAACGCTCGGCGCCGATTCGCTGCGCAAAAGCCTTTACGCTGGTCTCATTGGTCTGGGCCTGGTTGCGATTTACATGGTCACGTTTTATCGCCTTGCCGGTTTGCTGGCGAACTTTGCGCTCATCGTTTACTGCCTCATGAACCTTGCGGCGTTTATTCTCATCGGCGGCACGCTCACGCTTCCGGGTATCGCGGGCTTCCTGCTGGCGATTGCAATGTCGCTCGACACCAACATTCTCGTCTTCGAGCGTTTGCGCGAAGAAATGGCGATTCAGCCGACCTTTGCCGCTGCACTGCGCGCTGCTTTTAGCCGCGCGTGGACTGCAATTCTCGATTCGCACGTCACAACGCTTATCGCGGCTGTCGTGCTCTTTAACTTTGGCACCGGCCCGATTAAAGGCTTCGCACTCACACTTGGCATCGGCGTTTTGCTTTCGCTTTTCTCGGCAATTTCGGTCACGCGCTTGTTCATGTGGAGCGTGGTCCACGTCGGTGAAAAGAACCAGAGCGCATTCGGCAGCGCAGCCGCAATTACGAACACAACGGTCAACGCAACAGCTAAATAA
- the secF gene encoding protein translocase subunit SecF, whose amino-acid sequence MDFRGKNIDLVGKTPLWFGISLALMLIGLVSLVSFGLNLGIDFKGGGQLTYRIPAAKRPSGNEIAFQQQVRGALGEKAKVAKVQVAGGDTLIIQTDARDESELRAQERTISASLAQQFGEKELRPIAQERVGPVIGEELRRSAIWGVTLGVLFIAAWIYIRYNFAGDGLRYAVAGITALLHDVFVLVGLFALIGRIDPRIEIDGAFIAALLTVVGYSINDSVVIFDRIRENLRLRRRDPYLKVVNDSLLETMSRSVNTGMTVLIMLFALLFFGGGAIYNFILAMLIGIASGLYSSIFNASMVLVAWHNADEKKTATATPRTATAPRTPARPASPSAPVAAPPVASGSLATRALQDGEVAGETAEARARRESLKARSKRRF is encoded by the coding sequence ATGGACTTTCGCGGTAAAAACATCGATCTCGTCGGCAAAACGCCGTTGTGGTTTGGAATCTCGCTCGCGCTGATGCTTATCGGCCTTGTATCACTCGTGTCGTTCGGCCTCAACCTCGGCATCGACTTCAAGGGCGGCGGCCAGCTCACCTATCGAATTCCGGCGGCCAAGCGGCCCTCAGGAAATGAAATCGCCTTCCAACAGCAAGTGCGCGGCGCTCTGGGTGAAAAAGCCAAAGTCGCCAAAGTGCAGGTTGCCGGCGGCGACACGCTTATCATTCAAACTGACGCGCGCGACGAAAGCGAGCTGCGCGCCCAGGAGCGCACGATTTCGGCTTCGCTAGCGCAGCAGTTCGGCGAGAAGGAATTGCGTCCGATTGCTCAGGAACGCGTCGGCCCCGTCATCGGCGAGGAACTGCGACGCAGCGCCATCTGGGGCGTCACGCTGGGCGTTTTGTTTATCGCAGCGTGGATTTACATTCGCTACAACTTCGCGGGCGATGGCTTGCGTTACGCGGTCGCCGGTATTACCGCTTTGCTGCACGACGTTTTCGTGCTGGTCGGTTTGTTCGCCCTCATTGGAAGAATCGACCCGCGCATCGAAATCGACGGCGCGTTTATCGCGGCATTGCTGACGGTTGTCGGTTACTCGATCAACGACTCGGTTGTTATCTTCGACCGCATTCGTGAAAACCTGCGTTTGCGTCGCCGCGACCCGTATTTGAAAGTCGTCAACGACAGCTTGCTGGAAACAATGAGCCGCAGCGTCAACACCGGCATGACCGTTTTGATCATGCTGTTTGCCCTGCTGTTCTTCGGCGGCGGCGCGATTTACAACTTCATTCTCGCCATGCTTATCGGCATCGCGTCGGGTTTGTATTCTTCGATTTTCAACGCGTCGATGGTTCTGGTCGCATGGCACAACGCGGACGAAAAGAAGACTGCAACCGCGACGCCGCGGACCGCAACTGCCCCACGCACACCAGCGCGTCCGGCGTCGCCCTCGGCTCCCGTTGCGGCTCCGCCGGTGGCTTCCGGCTCGCTCGCCACCCGCGCTCTACAAGATGGCGAAGTTGCGGGCGAAACAGCCGAAGCCCGCGCACGCCGCGAATCCTTGAAAGCACGTTCCAAGCGTCGTTTCTAA
- a CDS encoding DUF4446 family protein: protein MQSLTPYLPHIVLGLVIFSLVQFFLLLGANSRISQQSKLLRNLLTGPNGDDLETMLRRCLEESKGSLARCDMLEASVSELAGAMRGCVQKMGLVRYDAFPDVSGAQSFSLCFLDDRHNGAIVTGLLGRNDGRCYGKAVFAGATETTLSEEENSALQMALHGGLTQSGSEERELPRRGRRGAATRA, encoded by the coding sequence ATGCAATCTCTCACGCCGTATTTGCCACACATCGTCCTTGGTCTCGTCATATTTTCACTGGTGCAGTTTTTCCTCCTGCTCGGTGCGAACAGCCGTATTTCGCAGCAAAGCAAATTGCTTCGCAACCTTCTAACCGGCCCTAACGGCGACGATCTGGAAACAATGCTGCGCCGTTGTCTTGAAGAAAGCAAAGGAAGCCTGGCGCGCTGCGACATGCTGGAAGCCAGCGTCAGTGAACTGGCGGGCGCGATGCGCGGCTGTGTCCAAAAGATGGGCCTTGTGCGTTACGATGCGTTTCCCGATGTTTCGGGCGCGCAGAGTTTTTCGCTGTGCTTCCTTGATGACCGCCATAACGGCGCGATTGTTACGGGCTTATTGGGGCGCAATGACGGGCGTTGTTACGGAAAGGCCGTTTTCGCCGGTGCGACCGAAACCACGCTTTCGGAAGAAGAAAATTCGGCCCTGCAAATGGCGCTTCACGGCGGCTTGACTCAAAGCGGCAGTGAAGAGCGCGAATTGCCACGTCGGGGCCGCCGGGGAGCTGCAACTCGTGCATAA
- the dut gene encoding dUTP diphosphatase: MHNSNAPVVRIKRLPHGDGLELPRYETVGAAGMDVRAAEDLVLAAGATALVATGFALAVPVGWEAQLRPRSGLALKHGLTLLNSPATIDADYRGEVKVILTNLGTSDFAIARGDRVAQMVIAQAPQAQLQVVEELDETARGAGGFGSTGV; encoded by the coding sequence GTGCATAATTCGAATGCGCCGGTTGTGAGAATAAAGCGTTTGCCGCATGGCGACGGCTTGGAATTACCGCGCTACGAAACCGTCGGCGCCGCTGGGATGGATGTGCGCGCGGCAGAAGATCTGGTTCTCGCCGCGGGAGCTACGGCACTCGTTGCCACCGGTTTTGCGCTTGCGGTGCCGGTTGGCTGGGAAGCGCAATTGCGCCCGCGTTCGGGACTGGCTTTGAAGCATGGCTTGACGTTACTCAATTCTCCGGCGACAATAGATGCCGACTATCGTGGCGAAGTCAAAGTTATTCTGACGAACTTGGGGACTAGCGACTTCGCCATTGCACGCGGCGACCGCGTTGCGCAGATGGTTATCGCACAAGCGCCGCAAGCGCAATTGCAGGTTGTGGAAGAACTCGACGAAACCGCCCGTGGTGCTGGTGGCTTCGGTTCGACGGGTGTTTAA
- a CDS encoding SDR family oxidoreductase — translation MKTKQKAALWLGAGSLAWAVGREAARRARSIELDGKVVLITGGSRGLGLELARQLASAPARGEGAQVAICARDADELERARLQLMGAGASVETFVCDIGEQAQCEKLVADVTQRLGPIDVLINNAASIQIGPAELMTMADYEEAMRGHFWGPLYLTYAVAPQMRARHFGRIVNVSSFAGKFAPPHMTPYTASKHAIAGLSKGLRAEFAKDGVYISAIYPTLLRTGSLYHATFRGDHKTEFALGSMMSSSPLFSMSVPRAAREIIECCKRGDAEAVLSRRAQIATALGVLFPGVTTDVLALLNRVLPDGTGPDATREKMRGMESFSPLAPSSLTAPNDAAAHQFNETRPGPEK, via the coding sequence ATGAAAACGAAACAGAAAGCGGCGTTGTGGTTGGGCGCCGGAAGTCTGGCATGGGCCGTCGGGCGTGAAGCCGCACGGCGTGCGCGGAGCATCGAACTCGACGGAAAAGTCGTGCTGATAACCGGCGGTTCGCGCGGACTGGGGCTGGAACTGGCGCGCCAACTTGCGTCGGCTCCCGCGCGCGGAGAAGGCGCGCAGGTAGCAATTTGCGCGCGCGATGCCGACGAACTCGAACGCGCCCGCCTACAACTGATGGGAGCAGGCGCCAGTGTCGAAACCTTCGTATGCGACATCGGCGAGCAGGCACAGTGCGAGAAACTAGTTGCCGACGTGACGCAGCGCCTTGGCCCGATTGATGTCCTCATCAATAATGCGGCGAGCATTCAAATTGGGCCGGCTGAACTGATGACGATGGCTGATTACGAGGAAGCAATGCGCGGCCATTTCTGGGGCCCGTTGTATCTGACTTATGCTGTCGCGCCACAAATGCGCGCCCGACATTTCGGTCGCATCGTGAACGTCTCTAGTTTTGCCGGTAAGTTCGCGCCGCCGCACATGACGCCTTACACAGCCAGCAAACACGCCATCGCTGGTTTAAGCAAAGGCTTGCGCGCCGAATTCGCCAAAGACGGGGTTTATATTTCGGCGATTTATCCGACACTTTTGCGAACCGGCAGCCTGTATCACGCGACATTTCGCGGCGACCACAAAACCGAATTTGCGCTGGGTTCAATGATGAGCAGCAGCCCGCTATTCTCGATGAGCGTGCCGCGTGCGGCACGGGAAATCATCGAATGCTGCAAGCGCGGCGACGCCGAAGCTGTATTGTCGAGGCGCGCTCAAATCGCAACAGCGCTGGGCGTTTTGTTTCCCGGCGTTACGACCGATGTTCTGGCGCTGCTCAATCGCGTTTTGCCTGACGGAACGGGGCCGGACGCGACGCGCGAAAAGATGCGGGGCATGGAAAGCTTTTCTCCGCTCGCCCCTTCGTCGCTCACCGCGCCCAATGATGCCGCCGCGCATCAGTTCAACGAAACGCGGCCCGGCCCCGAAAAATAA